The following proteins are co-located in the Actinomycetota bacterium genome:
- a CDS encoding zinc-dependent metalloprotease, translating to MSDVPDDPFGGLPDELRQMIEQLGGSQVFNQVRMLLENTGTGPVNWDLAGQVARQLAVEGDRAPTADERERVEDAQRLAEYWLDEGTLPAPPDAGHTRVGSRQEWVGDALRALRPIIEPVAEASTGALAELTAGQFEELGMPEELAALGMPDLSGVLRPMGAILTGIHTGQVVGRLARQLLGQYELGIPTAAPDTAWHLAVNISETFEGYELDPTEVAIALALTEGAHRRLFHAVPWLEGHIQALVASFAAGTQLDRDKLLELSNELALSFDPEDPESLRDAMESASDFRIDPTPEQQRVLERIQGVVCLVQAWARREIRAAASDRLPHLDRIDEVLRRRRAARGDGERMLQQLLGLDLKPADETVGDRFIAAVEAARGLEGLRRGMAHPENLPDHAELADPSAWLVRMASGEDIPDDAGALLDVGDAPHEASAEERFGRGQGDDDGDGAD from the coding sequence ATGAGCGACGTCCCCGACGATCCCTTCGGCGGCCTGCCCGACGAGCTGCGCCAGATGATCGAGCAGCTCGGTGGGTCGCAGGTGTTCAACCAGGTCCGCATGCTGCTCGAGAACACCGGGACCGGCCCGGTCAACTGGGACCTGGCCGGCCAGGTGGCGCGCCAGCTCGCGGTGGAGGGCGATCGAGCCCCGACCGCCGACGAGCGCGAGCGCGTCGAGGACGCCCAACGGCTCGCGGAGTACTGGCTCGACGAGGGCACGCTGCCCGCCCCGCCCGACGCCGGGCACACTCGCGTGGGCAGTCGGCAGGAGTGGGTCGGTGACGCACTGCGAGCGCTGCGACCGATCATCGAGCCGGTCGCGGAGGCCTCCACAGGTGCCCTCGCCGAGCTGACCGCGGGGCAGTTCGAGGAGCTGGGGATGCCCGAGGAGCTCGCGGCCCTCGGCATGCCCGACCTGTCGGGCGTCCTGCGCCCCATGGGCGCCATCCTGACCGGGATCCACACCGGCCAGGTCGTCGGTCGCCTCGCCCGCCAACTGCTCGGTCAGTACGAGCTCGGCATCCCGACCGCGGCTCCCGACACGGCGTGGCACCTCGCCGTGAACATCAGCGAGACCTTCGAGGGCTACGAGCTGGATCCGACCGAGGTGGCGATCGCCCTCGCCCTGACGGAGGGTGCGCACCGCCGCCTGTTCCACGCGGTGCCGTGGCTCGAGGGCCACATCCAGGCGCTGGTGGCCAGCTTCGCTGCCGGGACGCAGCTGGATCGTGACAAGCTGCTCGAGCTCAGCAACGAGCTCGCGCTCAGCTTCGATCCCGAGGATCCGGAGTCGCTGCGGGACGCGATGGAGTCGGCGTCCGATTTCCGTATCGATCCCACGCCCGAGCAACAGCGCGTGCTGGAGCGGATCCAGGGCGTGGTGTGCCTGGTGCAGGCGTGGGCGCGCCGCGAGATCCGCGCAGCCGCCAGCGACCGACTCCCGCACCTGGATCGGATCGACGAGGTGCTGCGCCGACGCCGTGCCGCTCGGGGCGACGGCGAGCGGATGCTGCAGCAGCTGCTCGGCCTGGACCTCAAGCCGGCGGACGAGACCGTCGGCGACCGGTTCATCGCCGCGGTGGAGGCGGCGCGAGGGCTCGAGGGGCTGCGGCGGGGGATGGCCCACCCCGAGAACCTCCCCGACCACGCCGAGCTCGCCGATCCGAGCGCTTGGCTCGTGCGCATGGCGTCCGGTGAGGACATCCCGGATGACGCCGGGGCGCTGCTCGACGTCGGCGACGCCCCGCACGAGGCCTCCGCCGAGGAGCGCTTCGGCCGTGGTCAGGGCGACGACGACGGTGACGGAGCGGACTAG
- a CDS encoding M48 family metallopeptidase, translating to MAAPARTVERRPAGDGRPPVEVVRSTRRRRSASAYARDGVVVVQLPAHLPRHEQERLIGELVDKVTGQAQIAAAGGDAALAARARRLADAYVDAVRPTSVRWSGRMRRRFGSATPADGSIRISRELAAFPDYVLDYVIVHELAHLVHADHSTAFETLVARYPDTVRARAFLDGFTAGSARGAIAPMDHDIVEPEEQADA from the coding sequence GTGGCGGCACCCGCCCGCACCGTCGAGCGCCGCCCCGCCGGCGACGGCCGGCCTCCCGTCGAGGTCGTGCGCAGCACGCGCCGGCGCCGTTCGGCGTCCGCGTACGCGCGTGACGGCGTGGTCGTCGTCCAGCTCCCCGCGCACCTGCCCCGTCACGAGCAGGAGCGCTTGATCGGTGAGCTGGTGGACAAGGTGACCGGTCAGGCCCAGATCGCCGCCGCGGGCGGCGATGCCGCGTTGGCCGCCCGCGCGCGACGGCTGGCCGACGCGTACGTCGACGCGGTGCGGCCGACGTCGGTGCGGTGGTCGGGTCGGATGCGACGCCGTTTCGGTTCGGCCACCCCCGCCGACGGGTCGATCCGCATCAGTCGCGAGCTCGCCGCGTTCCCCGACTACGTCCTCGACTACGTCATCGTCCACGAGCTCGCCCACCTCGTCCATGCGGACCACTCCACCGCGTTCGAGACGCTCGTCGCCCGCTACCCCGACACCGTGCGCGCTCGGGCCTTCCTCGACGGCTTCACGGCCGGCTCCGCCCGGGGCGCGATCGCCCCGATGGACCACGACATCGTCGAACCCGAGGAGCAGGCCGACGCCTAG
- a CDS encoding septal ring lytic transglycosylase RlpA family protein, whose protein sequence is MYARREPQLAGGVTCLQKLAAPGRRIGPPSTDAVPVSRILPVPLRRHAALLAVFVAGLTVLGGIASATGPLTEDPGTATAADGRAAARLIAADALAATPAAPVRPPTIPVRGDRTAREPAIASYDGVASWYGHGFAGQRTASGERFDPARFTAAHRTLPFGTRLRVTHLRTGRSVEVAVNDRGPYVRGRDLDLSRAAAEAIGLVGSGHADVRIEVLA, encoded by the coding sequence GTGTACGCGCGTCGCGAACCGCAGCTAGCGGGCGGGGTAACCTGCTTGCAGAAGTTAGCAGCGCCGGGTCGTCGCATCGGCCCGCCGTCGACCGACGCCGTCCCCGTCTCGAGGATCCTCCCTGTGCCCCTGAGGAGACACGCCGCCCTGCTGGCGGTGTTCGTCGCCGGCCTGACCGTGCTCGGCGGCATCGCCAGTGCGACCGGGCCGCTCACCGAGGATCCCGGGACCGCCACCGCCGCCGACGGCCGGGCGGCTGCGCGACTGATCGCAGCCGACGCCCTGGCGGCCACGCCCGCAGCGCCGGTGCGGCCACCCACCATCCCGGTGCGTGGGGACCGCACGGCGCGCGAGCCGGCGATCGCGTCGTACGACGGGGTGGCGTCGTGGTACGGCCACGGTTTCGCCGGTCAGCGCACCGCCAGTGGCGAGCGCTTCGACCCTGCGCGCTTCACCGCCGCACACCGCACGCTGCCGTTCGGGACGCGGCTGCGGGTGACCCACCTGCGCACCGGTCGGTCCGTCGAGGTCGCCGTCAACGACCGTGGCCCCTACGTCCGCGGGCGCGACCTCGACCTCTCCCGCGCAGCTGCTGAGGCGATCGGCCTCGTCGGTTCGGGGCATGCTGACGTGCGCATCGAGGTGCTGGCCTGA
- a CDS encoding HAD-IB family hydrolase, whose protein sequence is MAETTRAAAFFDLDRTLISGSSAFAFGIAAWRAGMIPTGDLLKDGLNNVTFRLVGATDERSQAVRDRILSAVEGHPQSDLLELNEQIVPAVLQKVRPEAKALLEMHAEAGRDRYLISASPIEFVDRLAKDLGLEGGIGTESEVVDGCYTGRLSAPFCYGEGKAEHIEKIAAERGYDLRLCYSYSDSASDLPMLEMVGHPVAVNPDRALEQVAHQRGWPIVIFARRAKQVVRTTTAATSAAALATGTYLLGRRHGRMQAEAAGVRALLNRLR, encoded by the coding sequence GTGGCCGAAACGACCCGGGCTGCGGCGTTCTTCGACCTCGATCGCACGCTGATCAGCGGCTCGTCCGCCTTCGCATTCGGCATCGCCGCGTGGCGCGCCGGGATGATCCCCACCGGGGACCTGCTCAAGGACGGGTTGAACAACGTCACGTTCCGGCTCGTCGGGGCGACCGACGAGCGCAGCCAGGCGGTCCGCGACCGGATCCTCAGCGCGGTCGAGGGCCACCCCCAGAGCGACCTGCTCGAACTCAACGAACAGATCGTCCCGGCGGTGCTACAGAAGGTCAGGCCCGAGGCCAAGGCGCTGCTCGAGATGCACGCCGAGGCGGGGCGCGACCGCTACCTCATCTCGGCATCGCCGATCGAGTTCGTCGACCGGCTCGCCAAGGACCTCGGTCTCGAGGGTGGCATCGGCACCGAGTCCGAGGTCGTCGACGGCTGCTACACCGGACGGCTCTCGGCGCCCTTCTGCTACGGCGAGGGCAAGGCCGAGCACATCGAGAAGATCGCGGCCGAGCGCGGCTACGACCTGCGCCTCTGCTACAGCTACAGCGACTCCGCCAGCGACCTGCCGATGCTCGAGATGGTCGGCCACCCCGTCGCGGTCAACCCCGACCGCGCGCTCGAGCAGGTCGCACATCAACGCGGCTGGCCCATCGTCATCTTCGCGCGGCGTGCCAAGCAGGTCGTCAGGACCACGACCGCCGCGACCAGCGCGGCCGCGCTCGCGACGGGGACGTACCTGCTCGGGAGACGTCACGGTCGCATGCAGGCCGAGGCCGCGGGGGTCCGGGCGCTGCTGAACCGGCTCCGCTGA
- a CDS encoding Fic family protein, which produces MRFSRTPHLVSLVAEAERLAARLDAAPSEARAKLADLVRAESAIATLRLDGSPIAEPPRRESVEARLDATERPRSGTWLDAFGVVDDVHDDALQTLEYHGVQAAYSSEDLAERLLTDLAGALAPLHHRLTRGLIAEVDAGRLRTSHQAVHDASQGRIIYFATDPDRIADCLAHLSSWMASVGAREHGLLTSGVLHYDLLVIHPFEAANGRLARVAARLVLRARGLDPSGLAAPEPVIVGDAIGYYEEVARTTRRRDATIWLERWGEAVCAGLRASARRLGALEVEVPPRALAFIEALPDRAFTVADYRADVHVGPEDTRADLVALLDSGTVDRVAGSRGLRFRVL; this is translated from the coding sequence TTGCGGTTCTCACGCACCCCCCACCTCGTGTCCCTGGTGGCCGAGGCGGAACGGCTGGCGGCCCGTCTCGACGCCGCCCCGAGCGAGGCACGTGCGAAGCTCGCCGATCTCGTCCGAGCCGAGTCGGCCATCGCCACGCTGCGCCTCGACGGATCGCCGATCGCCGAGCCGCCCCGCCGCGAGTCCGTCGAAGCACGGCTCGACGCGACCGAGCGCCCACGGTCGGGGACGTGGCTCGACGCGTTCGGGGTGGTCGACGACGTCCACGACGATGCCCTGCAGACGCTGGAGTACCACGGGGTGCAGGCGGCGTACAGCTCCGAGGATCTCGCCGAGCGACTGCTGACCGACCTCGCAGGTGCGTTGGCTCCGCTGCACCACCGCCTCACCAGAGGGTTGATCGCCGAGGTCGATGCCGGCCGCCTGCGGACATCCCACCAAGCGGTCCACGACGCGAGTCAGGGCCGCATCATCTACTTCGCCACCGACCCCGACCGCATCGCCGACTGCCTCGCACACCTCAGCAGTTGGATGGCCTCGGTCGGGGCGCGCGAGCACGGCCTACTGACCAGCGGCGTGCTGCACTACGACCTGCTCGTGATCCACCCGTTCGAGGCCGCGAACGGACGCCTCGCGCGGGTCGCCGCTCGGCTCGTCCTGCGAGCACGGGGCCTCGACCCGTCCGGGCTGGCCGCTCCGGAGCCGGTCATCGTCGGCGACGCGATCGGCTACTACGAGGAGGTCGCGCGCACGACCCGGCGTCGCGACGCCACGATCTGGCTCGAACGGTGGGGCGAGGCCGTCTGCGCGGGTCTGCGCGCATCGGCACGGCGACTGGGGGCGCTCGAGGTCGAGGTGCCGCCCCGCGCGCTGGCGTTCATCGAGGCGCTCCCCGACCGCGCGTTCACGGTCGCCGACTACCGCGCGGACGTCCACGTGGGACCCGAGGACACCCGCGCCGACCTGGTCGCCCTGCTCGATTCCGGGACGGTCGACCGCGTCGCGGGCAGCCGGGGCCTGCGCTTCCGGGTCCTCTGA
- a CDS encoding alpha/beta fold hydrolase yields MPDAFRTPDSRFVGLPGWDLEPRYTDWEGLRLAWYEAGPEDGHPVVLVHGEPTWSYLYRKYLGPLTHAGFRVILADHVGFGRSDKPTDRDWYDYDRLVDAFTAAVAAAAPTEPVTLVVHDWGGPIGLRWAMDHQDQVARIVMHDTGLYASGARVSEGLQRWLDHVREAERLDIRKLMSRSTESDLRPEVVAAYEAPFPTDASQAGAVALPLLIPTSDEHPSAPAMIAANEALLAWEKPLIALWGADDPLLPPFIGEAYAAAVPGGVGCETFPRANHFLQEDAGDDLAPRIVRFIAET; encoded by the coding sequence ATGCCCGATGCCTTCCGAACCCCCGACTCGCGCTTCGTCGGCCTGCCCGGCTGGGACCTCGAACCCCGGTACACGGACTGGGAGGGGCTGCGGCTGGCCTGGTACGAAGCCGGCCCGGAGGACGGCCACCCCGTCGTGCTCGTGCACGGCGAGCCGACCTGGTCCTACCTGTACCGCAAGTACCTCGGACCGCTGACCCACGCCGGGTTCCGCGTCATCCTCGCCGACCACGTCGGGTTCGGTCGCAGCGACAAGCCCACCGACCGCGACTGGTACGACTACGACCGGCTCGTCGATGCCTTCACCGCCGCCGTCGCGGCCGCCGCCCCGACCGAGCCCGTGACCCTCGTGGTCCACGACTGGGGTGGCCCCATCGGGCTGCGTTGGGCGATGGACCACCAGGACCAGGTCGCACGGATCGTCATGCACGACACGGGGCTGTACGCCAGTGGCGCGCGGGTGTCCGAGGGCCTGCAGCGGTGGCTGGACCACGTCCGCGAGGCGGAGCGTCTCGACATCCGCAAGCTCATGTCGCGCTCGACCGAGAGCGACCTGCGCCCCGAGGTCGTCGCCGCCTACGAAGCGCCGTTCCCCACCGACGCGTCACAGGCGGGCGCGGTCGCGCTGCCGTTGCTGATCCCCACCTCCGACGAGCACCCGTCGGCGCCGGCGATGATCGCCGCCAACGAGGCTCTGCTGGCGTGGGAGAAGCCGCTCATCGCGCTGTGGGGCGCCGACGATCCGCTGCTGCCGCCGTTCATCGGCGAGGCGTACGCCGCCGCGGTGCCGGGAGGGGTGGGGTGCGAGACGTTCCCGCGCGCCAACCACTTCCTGCAGGAGGACGCGGGCGACGATCTCGCGCCGCGCATCGTCCGGTTCATCGCCGAGACGTGA
- a CDS encoding maleylpyruvate isomerase family mycothiol-dependent enzyme produces MANRPMIDLMEQEYRTVRELCDELDADDWRRPTDCEGWTVQDQVSHLAGLEGLLLGRDQPHHEPPDAPHIRNDVGRLNERQVDYRRSWAPEDVLAELDDNTTERLEALRILDDEQWAADTYTVTGPATHDQALRLRIFDWYGHEQDIRRATGRPGHLDGPVAAKAAEVFYDALGFVLVKRAGATEGTTFVVEVTGSNGRVVPLIVRDGRGTVAAEVPSDPDATLTLDFEALLLRGYGRRSAEELLEAGRVELGGDTDLARRFLEGLAVTI; encoded by the coding sequence GTGGCGAACCGTCCGATGATCGATCTGATGGAGCAGGAGTACCGCACGGTCCGCGAGCTCTGCGACGAGCTCGATGCCGACGACTGGCGGCGCCCCACCGACTGCGAAGGCTGGACCGTGCAGGACCAGGTGAGCCACCTCGCCGGACTCGAGGGACTGCTGCTCGGTAGGGACCAGCCCCACCACGAGCCTCCCGACGCCCCGCACATCCGCAACGACGTCGGTCGGCTCAACGAGAGGCAGGTCGACTACCGGCGCTCGTGGGCACCCGAAGACGTGCTCGCTGAGCTCGACGACAACACCACCGAACGGCTCGAGGCCCTCCGCATCCTCGACGACGAGCAGTGGGCCGCGGACACGTACACCGTCACGGGTCCGGCGACCCACGACCAGGCACTGCGACTGCGGATCTTCGACTGGTACGGCCACGAGCAGGACATCCGCCGTGCCACCGGACGGCCGGGCCACCTCGATGGTCCCGTCGCCGCGAAGGCAGCCGAGGTGTTCTACGACGCGCTCGGCTTCGTCCTCGTCAAGCGAGCGGGGGCCACCGAGGGCACGACGTTCGTCGTCGAGGTCACCGGGTCGAACGGCCGCGTGGTGCCACTGATCGTCCGCGACGGGCGTGGCACGGTGGCCGCCGAGGTGCCGAGCGACCCCGATGCGACCCTGACCCTCGACTTCGAGGCGCTGCTGCTGCGCGGCTACGGCCGCCGCAGCGCCGAGGAGCTGCTCGAGGCGGGGCGTGTCGAGCTCGGTGGCGACACCGACCTCGCGCGGCGCTTCCTCGAAGGCCTCGCCGTGACCATCTGA
- a CDS encoding DMT family transporter, whose translation MSDLLRTWAGVVLISFSAVYVRLADVEATRSAFLRVAYALPVFALLVVWRRRRSETPTTDGYWVPVAAVAGAFLALDLVSWHTSIGLIGAGLATVLANLQVVVVGIIGVVLFRERPRGTFWLALPIVLVGVWLLGATGEPVESGGSVLAGVGFGVLTALAYSVFLVVLRQARLGGADVLPSMASATLGATVVAFAFAAAQGVAAPPASLEANVWLVALALGSQVAGWLLLTSSIDRLPAALTSVALLLQPVLAMLWGALLLSEPIGPPQVAGAAIVLAGVAVAHRAARVAVHHEAEEPVGVP comes from the coding sequence GTGAGCGACCTACTCCGGACGTGGGCTGGCGTCGTGCTCATCTCGTTCAGCGCCGTCTACGTCCGTCTCGCGGACGTCGAGGCGACCCGATCGGCGTTCCTGCGCGTCGCCTACGCGCTCCCCGTGTTCGCTCTGCTCGTGGTGTGGCGCCGTCGTCGGTCCGAGACCCCCACGACCGACGGCTACTGGGTGCCGGTGGCGGCCGTGGCGGGCGCGTTCCTCGCGCTCGACCTGGTGTCGTGGCACACCTCGATCGGCCTGATCGGGGCGGGGCTGGCCACGGTCCTGGCGAACCTGCAGGTGGTGGTCGTCGGGATCATCGGGGTGGTGCTGTTCCGCGAGCGACCGCGGGGGACGTTCTGGCTGGCGCTGCCGATCGTGCTGGTCGGTGTGTGGCTCCTCGGCGCGACCGGCGAGCCGGTCGAGTCTGGCGGCTCCGTACTCGCGGGCGTCGGGTTCGGCGTCCTGACCGCCCTGGCGTACTCGGTGTTCCTCGTCGTGCTCCGGCAGGCACGTCTGGGCGGCGCCGACGTTCTGCCGTCGATGGCGTCCGCGACGCTCGGGGCAACCGTCGTGGCGTTCGCGTTCGCGGCCGCCCAGGGCGTCGCCGCCCCGCCCGCTTCGCTCGAGGCGAACGTGTGGCTCGTCGCGCTCGCCCTCGGCTCGCAGGTCGCCGGATGGCTGCTGCTGACCAGCAGCATCGACCGGCTGCCAGCCGCGCTGACGTCGGTGGCGTTGCTGCTGCAGCCGGTCCTGGCGATGCTGTGGGGCGCGCTGCTGCTCAGCGAGCCGATCGGCCCCCCGCAGGTGGCTGGTGCGGCCATCGTCCTGGCAGGGGTCGCCGTCGCGCACCGCGCCGCCCGGGTGGCGGTGCACCACGAGGCCGAGGAACCGGTGGGCGTGCCCTGA
- a CDS encoding alpha/beta fold hydrolase: protein MAEPELTGEVTESRAGAARAFEPTGALDLQPASVRAALLDLMERFLPHEADRLRAIFALEVADGPTYTLQIADRRCVLSPGRPGSEPSATITANPATWLDLASGASDAVQAFMSGALQVTGDLNLALRLYTLFRPGPATTRMVHTAQTNIGGFRIESLVAGVGPPVVLIHGLGASKVSFLPTFDALADRFEVHALDLPGFGKSDRPFPTGRRYTMRWMAGLVHGYLRRHRITPAYLVGNSMGGRIATEVALRHPRSVSGFVGLGAAVAFDEWQRFGPLLRRLQSQWLGLTPLPVRHDWIVSVLHDMFHTPSAVPLINMEAAALDVARDLRDRRFRMALLSCARHLGGERAGGRNGYWTRLADLAVPSYWIWGDTDRLVSPRYADKISQVVPDARVEVWERCGHVPQFEAPDRTNRAIIDFIGALEADRLA, encoded by the coding sequence ATGGCCGAACCTGAGTTGACCGGCGAGGTGACGGAGTCGCGCGCGGGTGCCGCACGGGCCTTCGAGCCCACTGGTGCGCTGGACCTGCAGCCTGCAAGCGTGCGGGCGGCGCTGCTCGATCTGATGGAGCGCTTCCTGCCTCACGAGGCGGACCGCCTGCGGGCGATCTTCGCGCTCGAGGTCGCTGACGGCCCCACCTACACCCTGCAGATCGCCGACCGTCGCTGCGTGCTGTCGCCGGGCCGCCCCGGCTCCGAGCCGAGTGCGACCATCACGGCGAACCCGGCGACGTGGCTCGATCTCGCTAGCGGCGCCTCCGATGCGGTGCAGGCCTTCATGAGCGGGGCGCTGCAGGTGACCGGCGACCTCAACCTCGCGCTCCGGCTCTACACGCTGTTCCGCCCCGGTCCCGCGACGACACGCATGGTCCACACCGCGCAGACCAACATCGGTGGGTTCCGTATCGAGTCGCTCGTGGCCGGCGTCGGCCCCCCGGTGGTGCTGATCCACGGCCTCGGAGCGTCGAAGGTGTCGTTCCTGCCGACCTTCGATGCGCTCGCCGACCGCTTCGAGGTCCACGCGCTCGACCTGCCCGGGTTCGGCAAGTCCGACCGGCCCTTCCCCACCGGCCGGCGCTACACGATGCGCTGGATGGCGGGGCTGGTGCACGGTTACCTCCGCCGTCACCGCATCACCCCCGCGTACCTCGTCGGCAACTCGATGGGTGGCCGCATCGCGACCGAGGTGGCGCTGCGCCACCCGCGCTCGGTGTCGGGCTTCGTGGGCCTGGGCGCCGCGGTCGCGTTCGACGAGTGGCAGCGGTTCGGTCCGCTGCTGCGGCGGCTGCAGAGCCAGTGGCTGGGACTCACGCCACTCCCCGTCCGCCACGACTGGATCGTGTCGGTCCTGCACGACATGTTCCACACCCCTTCAGCCGTCCCCCTGATCAACATGGAGGCGGCGGCGCTCGATGTGGCGCGCGACCTGCGCGACCGGCGCTTCCGCATGGCGCTGCTGTCGTGCGCCCGTCACCTCGGCGGCGAGCGCGCCGGTGGCCGCAACGGCTACTGGACGCGGCTCGCTGATCTCGCCGTACCGTCGTACTGGATCTGGGGCGATACCGATCGGCTCGTCAGCCCGCGCTACGCGGACAAGATCAGCCAGGTCGTCCCCGACGCCCGCGTCGAGGTCTGGGAGCGCTGCGGCCACGTGCCGCAGTTCGAGGCACCCGACCGCACCAACCGCGCGATCATCGACTTCATCGGGGCGCTCGAGGCCGACCGCCTCGCCTGA
- a CDS encoding pyridoxamine 5'-phosphate oxidase family protein, with the protein MDVTATRPDFAPGYGIATGDEAGLLDWSWATQRLEAARNYWIVTTRPDGRPHAAPVWGAWTGGALHFGTDPGAVKARAMAHQPWVVAHLESGDEVVIIEGRIDQGVDAETLERVNDGYAAKYTDPDTGEPFRLGTETAPGLWVLRPAVAFGWLESDFVRSATRWHFSPR; encoded by the coding sequence GTGGACGTCACCGCGACCCGCCCTGACTTCGCGCCCGGCTACGGCATCGCCACAGGTGACGAGGCGGGGTTGCTCGACTGGAGCTGGGCGACCCAGAGGCTCGAGGCCGCGCGCAACTACTGGATCGTGACCACCCGCCCTGACGGGCGCCCGCACGCGGCACCAGTGTGGGGCGCGTGGACGGGCGGGGCGCTGCACTTCGGCACCGACCCGGGCGCGGTGAAGGCACGTGCTATGGCGCACCAGCCGTGGGTGGTCGCCCACCTCGAAAGCGGCGACGAGGTGGTCATCATCGAGGGCCGCATCGACCAGGGTGTCGACGCCGAGACGCTCGAGCGGGTCAACGACGGCTACGCCGCCAAGTACACCGACCCCGATACCGGCGAGCCCTTCCGCCTCGGCACCGAGACCGCTCCGGGACTCTGGGTGCTGCGCCCCGCCGTCGCGTTCGGCTGGCTCGAATCCGACTTCGTCCGGAGCGCCACGCGCTGGCACTTCAGCCCGAGGTGA
- a CDS encoding nitronate monooxygenase, producing the protein MTGLGDPAGTALDTALRRSLGIHVPILQAGMGLGARAELVAAVSGAGGLGVIGGAPLRSDELRAQIHQVRAATDRPFGVDLLLPPQLTTDDPTVAAVRDAVADLPQEQRDAVPELEAIVRPGHVDDQVQVCIDERVPVLVAGLGSPAPYLDRLHAAGVQVFALAGSVGHAVRHAADGVDAVIASGSDGGGHVGRVGSLSLWCGCVDAVDVPVIGGGGVADGRTFVAALSAGCQGVWVGTRFLATVEADAHEAAKQRLVETATDGTTVTRAISGKPMRVIRNAYVDGWRGRDHEVLPFPMQALANEGRGAWALRRGDVDEGVIPAGSSTGLVHDIPTAAEVVLRLVAEAQATLAALAGTAPVDVAGPR; encoded by the coding sequence GTGACCGGCCTCGGCGATCCCGCGGGCACCGCCCTCGACACCGCGCTGCGGCGTTCCCTCGGCATCCACGTTCCCATCCTGCAGGCCGGCATGGGGCTGGGGGCACGCGCCGAGCTGGTCGCTGCGGTCAGCGGGGCGGGTGGTCTCGGTGTGATCGGCGGCGCCCCGCTGCGCTCCGACGAGCTGCGCGCCCAGATCCACCAGGTCCGAGCGGCGACCGACCGGCCCTTCGGCGTCGACCTGCTGCTGCCACCCCAGCTGACCACCGACGACCCGACGGTCGCAGCGGTGCGGGACGCCGTCGCCGATCTGCCTCAGGAGCAGCGGGACGCTGTGCCCGAGCTCGAGGCCATCGTGCGCCCCGGCCACGTCGACGATCAGGTCCAGGTCTGCATCGACGAGCGCGTGCCCGTGCTGGTGGCCGGTCTGGGGTCACCGGCTCCGTACCTCGACCGCCTCCACGCCGCGGGCGTGCAGGTGTTCGCGCTCGCCGGATCGGTGGGGCACGCCGTGCGGCACGCGGCGGATGGTGTCGATGCCGTGATCGCATCCGGATCGGACGGCGGCGGCCACGTCGGCCGGGTGGGCTCGCTGTCGCTGTGGTGCGGTTGCGTCGACGCGGTCGACGTGCCCGTGATCGGTGGGGGAGGGGTCGCCGATGGCCGCACGTTCGTGGCCGCGTTGAGCGCCGGGTGCCAGGGAGTGTGGGTCGGGACCCGCTTCCTCGCCACCGTGGAGGCCGACGCGCACGAGGCGGCGAAGCAGCGCCTCGTCGAGACCGCGACGGACGGCACGACCGTCACGCGCGCGATCAGCGGCAAGCCCATGCGGGTGATCCGCAACGCCTACGTCGACGGGTGGCGTGGCCGCGACCACGAGGTGCTGCCGTTCCCGATGCAGGCGCTCGCGAACGAGGGGCGCGGGGCGTGGGCGCTACGCCGCGGCGACGTCGACGAGGGCGTGATCCCCGCCGGTTCCAGCACCGGCCTGGTCCACGACATCCCGACCGCGGCCGAGGTGGTCCTCCGACTCGTCGCCGAGGCGCAGGCGACGCTCGCCGCGCTCGCGGGCACCGCGCCGGTCGATGTCGCAGGTCCGCGGTAG